A single genomic interval of Streptomyces sp. 1222.5 harbors:
- a CDS encoding tetratricopeptide repeat protein, whose amino-acid sequence MCEGDPVNQNWEDRVAAAWASFDDYPEERAHEFRALIDALVDELPDDSPLGPFEQACAWDSTGHSDKAAPLYRAALAGGLGEVSGYKSRRARIQLASSLRNIGQAEEGVRLLTPELDGPSDELDDAVRACLALCLSSLGRDREGLSLVLGALAPHLPRYQRSMANYARALVEP is encoded by the coding sequence GTGTGCGAGGGTGACCCGGTGAACCAGAACTGGGAAGATCGCGTGGCCGCCGCCTGGGCCTCCTTCGACGACTATCCGGAAGAGCGGGCGCACGAGTTCCGCGCGCTGATCGACGCCCTCGTCGACGAGCTGCCGGACGACAGCCCGCTGGGCCCCTTCGAGCAGGCCTGCGCCTGGGACTCGACCGGCCACTCGGACAAGGCGGCGCCGCTGTACCGGGCGGCACTGGCGGGCGGCCTCGGCGAGGTGAGCGGCTACAAGAGCCGCCGGGCCAGGATCCAGCTGGCGAGCTCGCTGCGGAACATCGGGCAGGCGGAGGAGGGCGTACGGCTGCTCACCCCGGAACTGGACGGCCCGTCGGACGAGTTGGACGACGCGGTGCGGGCCTGCCTCGCGCTGTGCCTGTCGAGCCTCGGGCGCGACCGGGAGGGCCTGTCCCTCGTCCTCGGCGCCCTCGCCCCCCATCTGCCGCGCTACCAGCGGTCGATGGCCAACTACGCGCGCGCACTCGTGGAGCCGTAG
- a CDS encoding response regulator transcription factor, translating into MRVVLAEDLFLLRDGLVRMLEAYGFEIAAAVETGPELTRALAESAPDVAVVDVRLPPTHTDEGLQCALAARRARPGLPVLVLSQHVEQLYARELLADGNGGIGYLLKDRVFDADQFVDSVRRVAAGGTAMDPQVIQQLLSRRSAEDRPLGRLTPREREVLELMAQGRSNAGIAAQLVVTERAIAKHTSNIFTKLGLEVSDDDNRRVLAVLAHLDGDR; encoded by the coding sequence GTGCGTGTTGTCCTAGCCGAAGACCTCTTCCTGCTGCGCGACGGACTGGTACGGATGCTGGAGGCCTACGGCTTCGAGATCGCGGCCGCCGTCGAGACCGGCCCCGAACTGACGCGTGCGCTGGCCGAGTCGGCCCCGGACGTCGCCGTGGTCGACGTCCGGCTGCCGCCCACGCACACCGACGAGGGCCTGCAGTGCGCGCTGGCCGCCCGCAGGGCCCGGCCCGGGCTGCCGGTGCTGGTCCTCTCCCAGCACGTGGAGCAGCTGTACGCGCGCGAGCTGCTCGCGGACGGCAACGGCGGGATCGGCTATCTGCTGAAGGACCGGGTGTTCGACGCGGACCAGTTCGTGGACTCCGTACGGCGGGTGGCGGCGGGCGGTACGGCGATGGACCCCCAGGTGATCCAGCAGTTGCTGTCCCGGCGGTCCGCCGAGGACCGGCCGCTCGGCCGGCTCACCCCGCGCGAGCGGGAGGTGCTGGAGCTGATGGCGCAGGGACGCTCGAACGCGGGGATCGCGGCCCAGCTGGTGGTGACGGAACGGGCCATCGCCAAGCACACCTCCAACATCTTCACCAAACTGGGCCTGGAGGTGTCGGACGATGACAACCGGCGCGTACTGGCGGTGCTCGCCCATCTCGACGGCGATCGCTGA
- the glnII gene encoding glutamine synthetase, translating to MTFKAEYIWIDGTTPTAKLRSKTKIITGSAAGLDTLPIWGFDGSSTNQAEGHASDRVLKPVFTCPDPIRGGDDILVLCEVLDIDMTPHRSNTRAALAEVAGRFAAQEPIFGIEQEYTFFDGTRPLGFPENGFPAPQGGYYCGVGADEIFGRDVVEAHLDNCLKAGLGISGINAEVMPGQWEFQVGPLAPLEVSDQLWVARWLLYRTAEDFGVSATLDPKPVKGDWNGAGAHTNFSTKAMREGYDAIITACESLGEGSKPLDHVKNYGAGIDERLTGLHETAPWDKYTYGVSDRGASVRIPWQVEKDGKGYIEDRRPNANVDPYVVTRLLVDTCCAALEKAGQV from the coding sequence GTGACCTTCAAGGCTGAGTACATCTGGATCGACGGCACCACGCCGACGGCCAAGCTCCGCTCCAAGACGAAGATCATCACGGGTTCCGCCGCCGGTCTCGACACGCTGCCGATCTGGGGCTTCGACGGCTCCTCCACCAACCAGGCCGAGGGGCACGCCTCGGACCGCGTGCTCAAGCCGGTCTTCACCTGCCCGGACCCGATCCGCGGCGGCGACGACATCCTGGTGCTGTGCGAGGTCCTCGACATCGACATGACCCCGCACCGGTCCAACACGCGTGCCGCGCTGGCCGAGGTCGCCGGGCGGTTCGCCGCCCAGGAGCCGATCTTCGGCATCGAGCAGGAGTACACCTTCTTCGACGGCACCCGCCCGCTCGGCTTCCCCGAGAACGGCTTCCCCGCCCCCCAGGGCGGCTACTACTGCGGTGTCGGCGCCGACGAGATCTTCGGCCGGGACGTCGTCGAGGCCCACCTGGACAACTGCCTGAAGGCGGGCCTCGGCATCTCCGGCATCAACGCCGAGGTCATGCCGGGCCAGTGGGAGTTCCAGGTCGGCCCGCTCGCCCCGCTGGAGGTCTCCGACCAGCTGTGGGTGGCCCGCTGGCTGCTGTACCGCACCGCCGAGGACTTCGGTGTCTCCGCCACGCTGGACCCCAAGCCGGTGAAGGGCGACTGGAACGGCGCGGGCGCGCACACCAACTTCTCCACCAAGGCCATGCGCGAGGGCTACGACGCCATCATCACCGCGTGCGAGTCGCTCGGTGAGGGCTCCAAGCCGCTGGACCACGTCAAGAACTACGGCGCCGGCATCGACGAGCGTCTGACGGGCCTGCACGAGACCGCCCCGTGGGACAAGTACACCTACGGCGTCTCCGACCGCGGCGCCTCGGTCCGCATCCCGTGGCAGGTCGAGAAGGACGGCAAGGGGTACATCGAGGACCGCCGTCCGAACGCCAACGTCGACCCGTACGTGGTGACCCGCCTGCTGGTGGACACCTGCTGCGCCGCGCTGGAGAAGGCCGGCCAGGTCTGA
- a CDS encoding MarR family winged helix-turn-helix transcriptional regulator — translation MPTPHRPTAAPELETVHLLRAVTVELGLHSARFADRNGMHPTDVRALIALMDARRAGEELSAGRLGAAMGLNSAGTTALLDRLEGAGHVRRVRSAEDRRRVVVQVEERAVDIGRAFFGPLIERSVELLRGYDDHQRAAIRGFLEGVREAAAAHG, via the coding sequence ATGCCGACCCCGCACCGCCCCACAGCGGCACCCGAGCTGGAGACCGTGCACCTGCTGCGCGCCGTGACGGTCGAACTCGGCCTGCACAGCGCCCGGTTCGCGGACCGCAACGGCATGCACCCCACGGACGTACGGGCCCTGATCGCGCTGATGGACGCCCGGCGGGCGGGTGAGGAGCTGAGCGCCGGACGCCTCGGGGCCGCCATGGGGCTCAACTCGGCGGGCACGACCGCGCTCCTCGACCGGCTCGAAGGAGCGGGGCACGTACGCCGGGTGCGCTCCGCCGAGGACCGGCGGCGGGTCGTCGTCCAGGTGGAGGAGCGCGCCGTGGACATCGGCCGGGCGTTCTTCGGACCGCTGATCGAGCGTTCGGTGGAGCTGCTGCGCGGCTACGACGACCACCAGCGGGCCGCGATCCGGGGCTTCCTGGAGGGCGTGCGGGAGGCCGCCGCCGCGCATGGATGA
- a CDS encoding DUF1996 domain-containing protein codes for MGRNTRKRRTPLATKAIAASAALALGGGGLIWANFYASAHESNHQTWGGNQTKAAQAQVATISCPDVGQKLTNVPNRARTDVAGELANLDRQITDAYQRLATTRDAQAKDASFVQNSILQPLKDRRQAILDRIKLEITRVGGTAPGDLNSLAACTAQNANQTTAGGQQQNGGQQQNGGQQQGGQQQTGGQQQGGGQQQNGGQQQGGQQQNIGGQAGNGPVAADFVDITKVQPNVQGKPRQQRGGSTGTFTTRCGVNANKNHNTDNVIVAPGVANGAHHLHDYTGNQKVNAFSSNQTFLQGGTSCQNQSDLSSYYWPVVRIQDGSQDFDQNRDGGGKEGNVGKILTPVQAQIKYVGSPTAKVVAMPQFLRIITGDAKTTTNGLANANAHWSCTGFENKVQLTTQYPICPQGSKVVRTFAFQSCWDGQNIDSANHRTHVAFADAGGNCQNGFKAIPQLTMRLVYNINPPSVQNGQVKNAYAVDGFPEQLHKAATDHDDFISVTKNGLANKIANCINRGQNCA; via the coding sequence ATGGGACGCAACACACGAAAACGCCGTACGCCGCTGGCCACCAAGGCCATAGCCGCATCGGCGGCCCTAGCGCTCGGTGGGGGCGGGCTGATCTGGGCGAACTTCTACGCCTCGGCGCACGAGTCGAACCACCAGACGTGGGGAGGCAACCAGACGAAGGCCGCCCAGGCCCAGGTCGCGACGATCTCCTGCCCGGACGTCGGCCAGAAGCTGACGAACGTGCCGAACCGCGCCCGGACCGACGTGGCCGGCGAGCTGGCCAACCTGGACCGTCAGATCACCGACGCCTACCAGCGGCTCGCGACCACGCGGGACGCGCAGGCCAAGGACGCGAGTTTCGTGCAGAACTCCATCCTGCAGCCGCTCAAGGACCGGCGTCAGGCGATCCTCGACCGGATCAAGCTGGAGATCACCCGTGTCGGCGGCACCGCGCCCGGCGATCTGAACAGTCTCGCCGCCTGCACGGCGCAGAACGCCAACCAGACCACCGCCGGCGGGCAGCAGCAGAACGGTGGTCAGCAGCAGAACGGTGGCCAGCAGCAAGGCGGTCAGCAGCAGACCGGCGGGCAGCAGCAGGGCGGCGGCCAGCAGCAGAACGGTGGCCAGCAGCAGGGCGGTCAGCAGCAGAACATCGGCGGGCAGGCCGGCAACGGTCCGGTCGCGGCCGACTTCGTGGACATCACCAAGGTCCAGCCGAACGTGCAGGGCAAACCCCGCCAGCAGCGCGGCGGGTCGACCGGCACGTTCACCACGCGCTGCGGTGTGAACGCCAACAAGAACCACAACACGGACAACGTGATCGTGGCGCCCGGCGTGGCCAACGGCGCACACCACCTGCACGACTACACCGGCAACCAGAAGGTCAACGCCTTCTCCAGCAACCAGACGTTCCTCCAGGGCGGCACCAGCTGCCAGAACCAGAGCGACCTGTCGTCGTACTACTGGCCGGTGGTCCGGATCCAGGACGGCTCGCAGGACTTCGACCAGAACCGGGACGGCGGCGGCAAGGAGGGCAACGTCGGCAAGATCCTGACGCCGGTCCAGGCGCAGATCAAGTACGTCGGCAGCCCCACCGCCAAGGTCGTCGCGATGCCGCAGTTCCTGCGGATCATCACCGGTGACGCCAAGACCACCACCAACGGTCTGGCCAACGCCAACGCGCACTGGAGCTGCACCGGCTTCGAGAACAAGGTGCAGCTGACCACGCAGTACCCGATCTGCCCGCAGGGCAGCAAGGTGGTGCGGACGTTCGCCTTCCAGAGCTGCTGGGACGGGCAGAACATCGACAGCGCCAACCACCGCACCCACGTCGCGTTCGCCGACGCGGGCGGCAACTGCCAGAACGGCTTCAAGGCGATCCCGCAGCTGACGATGCGGCTGGTGTACAACATCAACCCGCCGTCCGTCCAGAACGGGCAGGTGAAGAACGCCTACGCGGTGGACGGTTTCCCGGAGCAGCTGCACAAGGCGGCCACGGACCACGACGACTTCATCAGCGTCACGAAGAACGGCCTGGCCAACAAGATCGCCAACTGCATCAACCGCGGGCAGAACTGCGCGTGA
- a CDS encoding PDR/VanB family oxidoreductase — protein sequence MPKPLTVALVAGAALLTRQALRRRIQVSPLWPMPALDPPVSGRPRSRALRLLLTSHERVADGVVRLRLEGAGLPRWEPGAHLDLVLPSGLVRQYSLCGDPGDGDSYTVAARLVEDGRGGSREVHEQLAEGMELEVRGPRNRFPLVAAPSYVFVAGGIGITPILPMLRALPDGARWRLLYGGRTRASMPFLEEVRELAGERLTVVAEDVEGRPDLAVLFADATAGTAVYCCGPEGLMAAVQAALPEGAALHLERFAPRTGTGGNTAFELELRRSGRTLTVPADSTVLAAVRRELPDTAYSCEQGFCGTCQQRVVAGEIDHRDELLTDAERRDSMLICVSRAGSDRLVLDM from the coding sequence ATGCCGAAGCCGCTGACCGTCGCGCTGGTCGCGGGCGCCGCCCTGCTGACCCGGCAGGCCCTGCGCCGCCGTATCCAGGTCTCCCCGCTGTGGCCGATGCCCGCCCTGGACCCGCCCGTCTCCGGCCGGCCGCGCTCGCGGGCGCTGCGGCTGCTGCTCACCTCCCACGAGAGGGTCGCCGACGGGGTCGTACGGCTCCGGCTCGAAGGCGCCGGGCTGCCGCGCTGGGAGCCCGGGGCGCACCTCGACCTGGTGCTGCCCTCCGGGCTGGTGCGGCAGTACTCGCTGTGCGGGGATCCCGGGGACGGCGACTCCTACACGGTCGCCGCGCGGCTGGTCGAGGACGGCCGGGGCGGCTCCCGCGAGGTGCACGAGCAGCTCGCCGAGGGCATGGAGCTGGAGGTGCGCGGCCCGCGGAACCGCTTCCCGCTGGTGGCGGCCCCGTCGTACGTCTTCGTCGCCGGCGGTATCGGCATCACCCCGATCCTGCCGATGCTGCGTGCCCTGCCGGACGGCGCCCGGTGGCGGCTGCTGTACGGCGGCCGGACGCGGGCGTCGATGCCGTTCCTGGAGGAGGTGCGGGAGCTCGCCGGGGAACGGCTGACGGTGGTGGCCGAGGACGTGGAGGGACGCCCGGACCTGGCGGTCCTGTTCGCGGACGCGACCGCCGGGACGGCCGTGTACTGCTGCGGTCCCGAGGGTCTGATGGCGGCGGTCCAGGCGGCGCTGCCCGAGGGTGCCGCCCTGCACCTGGAGCGGTTCGCGCCCCGCACCGGCACCGGTGGGAACACGGCGTTCGAGCTGGAACTGCGTCGTTCCGGGCGGACCTTGACCGTCCCTGCGGACTCCACGGTGCTCGCCGCCGTACGGCGTGAGCTGCCGGACACCGCCTACTCCTGCGAGCAGGGCTTCTGCGGCACCTGCCAACAGCGGGTGGTGGCGGGTGAGATCGACCACCGCGATGAGCTGCTGACGGACGCGGAACGGCGTGACTCGATGCTGATCTGTGTCTCCCGGGCCGGGAGCGATCGCCTGGTGCTCGACATGTGA
- a CDS encoding TetR/AcrR family transcriptional regulator, translated as MSTGVRRRMGVDERRQQLIGVALELFSRRSPDEVSIDEIASAAGISRPLVYHYFPGKLSLYEAALKRAAEDLAGRFAEPHEGPLGARLLRVMRRYFDFVDEHGPGFSALMRGGPAVSADGIGAKDHVSATNALIDSVRQAAYEQMLSHLGVAEASPRLELVVRSWISLAESTALLWLDGRRIPRAELELQLVHDFAALAAVGATHDADIAALLRGMAKDEPADGPFAELVGRLIALGS; from the coding sequence ATGAGTACCGGGGTTCGCCGCAGGATGGGCGTCGACGAGCGGCGGCAGCAGCTGATCGGCGTCGCCCTCGAACTGTTCAGCCGACGCTCGCCCGACGAGGTCTCCATCGACGAGATAGCGTCGGCGGCGGGCATCTCACGCCCGCTCGTCTACCACTACTTCCCCGGTAAACTCAGCCTGTACGAGGCCGCGTTGAAGCGCGCCGCGGAGGATCTCGCCGGTCGTTTCGCGGAGCCGCACGAGGGCCCGCTCGGCGCCCGGCTGCTGCGGGTGATGCGCCGCTACTTCGACTTCGTGGACGAGCACGGCCCCGGTTTCTCGGCGCTGATGCGCGGCGGCCCGGCGGTCTCGGCCGACGGCATCGGCGCGAAGGACCATGTCTCGGCCACCAACGCGCTCATCGACTCCGTACGGCAGGCCGCCTACGAGCAGATGCTCTCGCATCTCGGGGTGGCCGAGGCGTCACCGCGGCTGGAGCTGGTGGTCCGCTCGTGGATCTCGCTCGCCGAGTCCACGGCCCTGCTCTGGCTGGACGGCCGCCGGATCCCCCGCGCCGAGCTGGAGCTCCAGCTCGTGCACGACTTCGCCGCGCTGGCCGCGGTCGGCGCCACGCACGACGCGGACATCGCCGCGCTGCTGCGCGGCATGGCCAAGGACGAACCGGCCGACGGCCCCTTCGCGGAGCTCGTCGGCCGGCTGATCGCCCTCGGTTCCTGA
- a CDS encoding 5-carboxymethyl-2-hydroxymuconate Delta-isomerase: MPQITVDYSDTMENAFDREGFARALHEATVEIAAAKPQACKTQFRPSAYTVFGYEDPGARGHAIVHVTIGLLAGRADETKERLAEAALELLREHVADAAFTLHASAEIRDLDPSYRKFDR, from the coding sequence ATGCCGCAGATCACCGTCGACTACTCCGACACCATGGAGAACGCCTTCGACCGCGAGGGGTTCGCGCGGGCGCTGCACGAGGCGACCGTGGAGATCGCGGCGGCGAAGCCGCAGGCCTGCAAGACGCAGTTCCGGCCGAGCGCGTACACGGTGTTCGGGTACGAGGACCCCGGGGCGCGCGGGCACGCCATCGTGCACGTGACGATCGGGCTCCTCGCCGGACGCGCCGACGAGACGAAGGAGAGGCTCGCGGAGGCCGCGCTGGAACTGCTCCGCGAGCACGTGGCGGACGCGGCGTTCACCCTGCACGCCTCCGCCGAGATCCGTGACCTGGATCCGTCCTACCGGAAGTTCGACCGCTAG
- a CDS encoding winged helix-turn-helix domain-containing protein — protein MATTRSFSSAALTAPAPDGPRHRLRAVDRDEVVEVADFLPPGATWLPAPQHALPTLPGRPPMVGYLVLVPADQQPPFLPVAVPDEPPTAATGDGDPLLRIDPVQRIASLDGRELDLTYLEFELLAHLVAHPHRVHTRDQLVTTVWGYGHVGDGRTVDVHVARLRRKLGARHRQTIQTVRRVGYKYTPPTGR, from the coding sequence ATGGCGACCACTCGTTCCTTCTCCTCCGCCGCCCTGACCGCCCCCGCCCCCGACGGCCCCCGGCACCGGTTGCGCGCCGTCGACCGGGACGAGGTGGTGGAGGTCGCGGACTTCCTGCCACCGGGCGCCACCTGGCTGCCCGCGCCGCAGCACGCCCTGCCCACCCTGCCCGGTCGTCCCCCGATGGTCGGCTACCTGGTGCTGGTCCCCGCCGACCAGCAGCCGCCGTTCCTGCCGGTCGCGGTCCCGGACGAGCCGCCGACGGCCGCCACCGGGGACGGTGACCCGCTGCTGCGGATCGACCCCGTGCAGCGCATCGCCTCCCTCGACGGCCGTGAACTCGACCTCACCTACCTGGAGTTCGAGCTGCTCGCGCACCTGGTGGCGCACCCGCACCGGGTGCACACCCGCGACCAGCTGGTCACCACGGTGTGGGGCTACGGCCACGTCGGCGACGGCCGCACCGTCGACGTGCACGTCGCCCGGCTGCGCCGCAAGCTGGGCGCCCGGCACCGGCAGACCATCCAGACGGTGCGCCGCGTCGGCTACAAGTACACCCCGCCGACCGGCCGCTGA
- a CDS encoding NAD-dependent epimerase/dehydratase family protein — MRLLVLGGTEFVGRAVVEAACARGWEVTVLHRGRHRPPAGVRSLHGDRTAPDGLAALAADTGTWDVVVDTWSAAPRAVLEAARLLHGRAGRYVYLSSRSVYAWPWPSLDGPAGAGAPVEGAAADAGATDYPRDKRGGELAAVGTFGERDSLLVRAGLILGPHENIGRLPWWLTRIARGGPVLAPGPRELAVSFIDARDLADWVLAAAEQRLSGPYDLAGPPGHTTMGKLLDACVRVTGADAELRWTDPKVILDAGVEPWTGLPVWVPPDDELYGPVHRADVSRALAAGLVCRPAEETVADTWRWLTGIGGVAPRRPDRPPVGVDPEVEAKVLAAAGGVPGTTSEEGASGQ, encoded by the coding sequence ATGAGACTTCTCGTGCTGGGTGGTACGGAATTCGTGGGGCGGGCCGTCGTGGAAGCCGCGTGCGCACGCGGCTGGGAGGTGACCGTCCTCCACCGGGGACGGCACCGCCCGCCGGCCGGGGTGCGGTCGCTGCACGGCGACCGCACCGCTCCCGACGGCCTCGCCGCGCTCGCCGCCGACACCGGCACCTGGGACGTGGTGGTGGACACCTGGTCGGCCGCGCCGCGGGCCGTGCTGGAGGCGGCACGGCTGCTGCACGGCCGTGCCGGACGGTACGTGTACCTCTCCAGCCGGTCCGTGTACGCCTGGCCCTGGCCCTCGCTGGACGGGCCCGCCGGGGCCGGGGCACCGGTCGAGGGCGCCGCCGCCGACGCGGGAGCGACGGACTACCCGCGGGACAAGCGCGGCGGTGAGCTGGCCGCCGTCGGGACCTTCGGCGAGCGGGACTCGCTCCTCGTGCGGGCCGGGCTGATCCTCGGCCCGCACGAGAACATCGGGCGGCTGCCCTGGTGGCTGACCCGGATCGCCCGCGGCGGCCCGGTCCTGGCTCCCGGGCCCCGTGAACTGGCGGTGTCGTTCATCGACGCGCGGGACCTCGCCGACTGGGTCCTCGCAGCGGCCGAGCAGCGGCTGAGCGGACCGTACGACCTGGCCGGCCCGCCCGGCCACACCACCATGGGGAAACTGCTCGACGCCTGCGTCCGGGTCACCGGTGCGGACGCCGAACTGCGCTGGACCGACCCGAAGGTGATCCTGGACGCCGGGGTCGAGCCGTGGACGGGGCTGCCGGTGTGGGTGCCGCCGGACGACGAGCTGTACGGCCCCGTCCACCGTGCGGACGTCTCCCGGGCGCTGGCCGCGGGGCTGGTGTGCCGGCCGGCCGAGGAGACCGTCGCGGACACCTGGCGGTGGCTCACGGGGATCGGCGGCGTGGCGCCGCGGCGGCCGGACCGTCCGCCGGTGGGCGTGGACCCCGAGGTGGAGGCCAAGGTGCTCGCCGCCGCCGGGGGTGTACCTGGCACCACCTCCGAGGAGGGGGCCTCGGGCCAGTGA
- a CDS encoding metal-dependent hydrolase: MSNMQARPVESERIALKARNVSFSWEDTPLHWVPGDPLTTHTINVLHLLLPAGERWFVHVYKQVLPLIRDDRLREDVVGFIGQEAMHSQAHDEVLPHLRELGLDPTPYTAQVDWFFEKLLGDRTLPPGRARRWWLLERVALIAAIEHYTAFLGDWVLNAAELDRRGADPTMLDLLRWHGAEEVEHRSVAFDLFMHVDGGYRRRVRTWAAAFSALVFLWQRGARFFMENDPTLVDGKASFRGFHQRGRQGTLPATGDMLRSIPRYLSRGYHPSHECSTAQAVAYLAASPAALAAEGPVA, encoded by the coding sequence ATGTCTAATATGCAGGCCCGGCCGGTGGAGTCCGAGCGCATCGCGCTCAAGGCCCGCAACGTGTCCTTCTCCTGGGAGGACACACCGCTGCACTGGGTGCCGGGCGACCCGTTGACCACGCACACCATCAACGTGCTGCACCTGCTGCTGCCCGCCGGGGAGCGGTGGTTCGTGCACGTCTACAAGCAGGTGCTGCCGCTGATCCGGGACGACCGGCTGCGGGAGGACGTCGTCGGGTTCATCGGGCAGGAGGCCATGCACTCCCAGGCCCACGACGAGGTCCTGCCGCACCTGCGCGAGCTGGGCCTGGACCCCACGCCGTACACCGCGCAGGTCGACTGGTTCTTCGAGAAGCTGCTCGGCGACCGCACGCTGCCGCCGGGCCGGGCCCGCCGCTGGTGGCTGCTGGAGCGGGTGGCGCTGATCGCGGCCATCGAGCACTACACCGCCTTCCTCGGCGACTGGGTGCTCAACGCGGCGGAGCTGGACCGGCGGGGCGCCGACCCGACCATGCTGGACCTGCTGCGCTGGCACGGCGCCGAGGAGGTCGAGCACCGCTCGGTCGCCTTCGACCTGTTCATGCACGTCGACGGCGGCTACCGGCGCCGGGTGCGCACCTGGGCGGCGGCCTTCTCGGCCCTGGTGTTCCTGTGGCAGCGCGGAGCCCGCTTCTTCATGGAGAACGACCCCACGCTGGTCGACGGCAAGGCGTCCTTCCGGGGCTTCCACCAGCGCGGCCGGCAGGGCACCCTGCCCGCCACCGGGGACATGCTGAGGTCCATACCGCGCTACCTCAGCCGCGGCTACCACCCCTCGCACGAGTGCTCCACCGCCCAGGCCGTGGCCTATCTGGCCGCCTCCCCCGCGGCCCTCGCCGCGGAAGGGCCGGTGGCGTGA
- a CDS encoding sensor histidine kinase produces MNTDTKSDGVRAHVREVVLAAVRGLVLALAMLPVAVLCFTLTLVSVALIPLGLGIVTTPAILGGVREFADTRRRLAAEWCGIPIRSSYRPLPEGANPWTRTVLMLGDPATWRDMRWLLADMTAGFVTALLPAVLLFYPFEGFAVAAGLWRVVSTDGHPYWYGFVPVTDQPTALGAAATAAVLLFAAYHLTPRLLTAHFRLTRAVLGGDQGELVERVRVLTETRRDAVDTSAAELRRIERDLHDGAQARLVAMGMDLGTIEMLVERDPARAKQLLAQARRNSAEALEELRDLVRGIHPPVLAERGLGDAVRALALRLPLPTEVAVELPGRADAPVESAAYFAVSEVLTNAVKHSGADRIWADLHHTDGMLRITVTDNGKGGAAVGAGSGLAGVERRLGTFDGVLAVSSPAGGPTMVTMEIPCVLS; encoded by the coding sequence ATGAACACCGACACGAAGAGCGACGGCGTCCGCGCCCACGTCCGCGAGGTCGTGCTCGCCGCCGTACGGGGACTCGTGCTGGCACTGGCGATGCTGCCCGTCGCCGTACTCTGCTTCACCCTGACCCTGGTGTCCGTCGCGCTGATCCCGCTCGGCCTGGGCATCGTCACGACCCCGGCGATCCTGGGCGGCGTACGGGAGTTCGCGGACACCCGGCGGCGGCTCGCGGCCGAGTGGTGCGGGATACCGATCCGGTCGTCCTACCGGCCGCTGCCGGAGGGCGCCAACCCCTGGACGCGCACGGTCCTGATGCTGGGCGACCCCGCGACCTGGCGGGACATGCGCTGGCTGCTCGCCGACATGACGGCCGGGTTCGTCACCGCGCTGCTCCCGGCCGTGCTGCTCTTCTACCCGTTCGAGGGCTTCGCGGTGGCCGCCGGGCTGTGGCGGGTGGTCTCCACCGACGGCCACCCCTACTGGTACGGCTTCGTGCCGGTCACCGACCAGCCGACCGCGCTCGGCGCGGCCGCCACCGCCGCCGTGCTCCTCTTCGCCGCCTACCACCTCACCCCCCGCCTGCTGACCGCCCACTTCCGGCTCACCCGGGCCGTCCTCGGCGGCGACCAGGGGGAACTCGTCGAGCGGGTCCGGGTGCTGACCGAGACCCGGCGCGACGCCGTGGACACCTCCGCCGCCGAGCTGCGCCGCATCGAGCGGGACCTGCACGACGGCGCCCAGGCCCGGCTCGTCGCCATGGGCATGGACCTCGGCACCATCGAGATGCTGGTCGAACGGGACCCGGCCCGGGCGAAGCAGCTGCTGGCCCAGGCACGGCGCAACTCCGCCGAGGCCCTGGAGGAACTGCGCGACCTGGTACGCGGCATCCACCCCCCGGTGCTCGCGGAACGCGGACTGGGCGACGCCGTACGGGCGCTGGCACTGCGGCTGCCGCTGCCCACCGAGGTGGCCGTGGAGCTGCCCGGCCGGGCGGACGCACCGGTGGAGTCGGCCGCCTACTTCGCGGTGAGTGAGGTGCTCACCAACGCCGTCAAGCACTCCGGTGCCGACCGGATATGGGCCGACCTGCACCACACGGACGGCATGCTGCGGATCACGGTGACCGACAACGGCAAGGGCGGTGCGGCGGTCGGGGCCGGTTCCGGGCTCGCCGGGGTCGAGCGGCGGCTCGGTACATTCGACGGCGTCCTGGCCGTCAGCAGCCCCGCGGGCGGCCCCACCATGGTGACCATGGAGATCCCGTGCGTGTTGTCCTAG